The following DNA comes from Candidatus Methylomirabilota bacterium.
GCCTTCCGGATGCCGAGGGCGTCGAGCAGCCCGCGGATGTCGTCCGCGGCCTGGTCCTGGGAATACGCCTTGGGGTCCTCGGGCACGTCGGACGGCGGGTAACCGCGCGCGTTGTAGGCGATGGTGCGGTACCGGCGGGCGAAGAAGCGCACCTGGAGGTGCCAGCTCCGCGCCTCGCCCGCGAACTCGTGGACGAAGACGAGCGGCGTCCCCTCGCCCGCCTCCTCGTAGAAGAGGCTGACCCCGTTGACCTGCGCTGTCGGCATGACGGCAGTCTACTCCAGACCGAGATGCCGCTCAACCGCGAGGGCGCTCCCGGTTCAGATGCTCAGGTCCACCAGGACCTTCATCACGGGACCGCCGCGGAGCGCCTGTTCCATACCTTCCTGGAGTCCTTCGAGCGGGATCTTGTGGCTGACCAGCGGGCCCACGGGGACGGCGCCCGAGGCCGCCAGGCGGATCGCTTCCTCCCAGTCGGCGCGCGCGTAGAGCCGGGTGCCCTGCATCGTGAGCTCACGGGCGAACATCGGGTAGAGCTTGACCGCCATGGGCTCGGCGTGGATGGCGACCACGCTGATGGTGCCCCAGACGCGCACCGCGTCCGTCATCAGCCTGACCGCGGCGGCATTCCCGGTCACCTCGAAGGCGACATCCACGCCGTCGCCACCCGTCCAATCGTTGGCGAACTTGACCACGTCCACGCCGGATCCGACGACCTCGAGGCCGAGGCCCTCGAGGAGCGCGACGCGGTACGGGTTGACCTCCGAGACGATGACGCGGGCGCCGCGGTGGCGACAGACCAAGGCGATCAGGGCGCCGATCGGCCCGCCGCCGAAGACGAGGACGGCGTCGTCCCGCTTCACGTTCGCGCGCGTGACGGTGTGGACCGCGATCGCGAGAGGCTCCACCACGGCGGCGTGGTCGTCAGGCAACGCGGCCGGCACCTTGATCAGGCACCCGGTCGGCACCGCCCAGTACTCCTGCATGCCGCCGGGCATCTCGACACCCAGCACCTTGAGCTTGTAGCAGAGCCAGGTCGCGCCCATCCGGCACGCGCGGCAGGCGTTGCAGACGCGGAGCGGCTCGACGACGACGCGGTCGCCCTTGGCGAAGCCGCCGCCGGGCGGCGCCTCGACGACCTCGGCGAGGGTCTCGTGACCGATGATGCCGCCCTTGGGCACGCGGTGATCGAGGTGTCCCTGGAAGATGTGCAGGTCCGTGCCGCAGATGCCGACGCGCCTGACCTTGAGCAGCGCCTCGCCGGCCCCCGCCGCGGGTACGGCCGCCGTCCCAGTGCGGAAGCGCCCCGCCCCCTCGTAGAACGACGCGCGCATGGCTAGCGGCCCCCCAGAATGTTGCGCATGGTGTCTCCTTCGCGCTTGAACCACTCGAAGAGGATCTCGACGTCCCAGCCCATGCAGAAGTGGCGGACGCCCAGGTCGAGGTAGGGCTTGGCCTGGTCGGGGCGGCTGATCTCGACCCGCGGGGAGATGCCGAGAGCGAGCGCGGTCCTGATCATGCGGCGCTCGGCCTCCACCACCTTCGGGTGCTCCCACTGCCCCGCCAGCCCCACGCTCATGGAATAGTCCGCCGGCCCGAACTGGACCATGTCCACGCCCTTGACCGCGAGCAAGGCCTCCAGATCGTCCACCGCCGACGCCTTCTCGATCATGATGGCGACCACGGCGTCGTCGAGAGCTTGGACGAAGGCCGGTGAGCCCACGTCCACCACGTAGCCGACGTCTCGCCGCATCCCGACGCCGTGGATGCCGCCGTGCCCCGGCGCCTCGGCCCGTACCGCCCGCACGCACTCGGCGACGTCGGCCGGCGTGCGTGGATCGGCGAACAGCACGTTCTGGATCCCCGAGCCGATGGCGCGGACGGCCACGTATGTGCGCGGCTGCTGCTCGATCTTCATCATGGCCGACATGTGGGGGAAGGTGTCTACCGCGCGGGCCAGGTTCTCGAGCGCGAAGAGGTCGTAGGGCGCGTACTCGCCGGCGAACTCGATGTAGTCGAACATGCCGGAGTGTCCGGCCAGCTCGATGGTGGCGGGCCAGGCCGAATGGATGTGGGTGCCGAGGGTCGGCTGCCCAGCGCGAAGGAGCTCGCGGAGCTTATTGGGGCGCATCGGATGAGTCTCCTTGGCGTACCGGCTGGGGGGGTACCGGCTGGGGGGGTGCAGGGTCGGCGGCAAGCAGCCGGCGCGCGACGGTGAGCCGCAGGATCTCGGTCGTGCCCTCGGCGATGCGCCAGGCGCGGATGCGGCGGTAGAGGCGCGCCAGCGGATGCCCTTCGACGACGGCCGCGCCGCCTTCGATCTGGATCGCGCGGTCCACGATGCGGGCGACGGCCTCGGTGGCGACGGCCTTGGCCATGGCGACTTCCGTCTCGGCATCGCCGGCTTCCGCCGCGCGCGCGGCGGCGTACAGCGCGCCGCGCGCGGCGAAGAGGGCCATGGCGCTCTGGCCGAGCATGGCCTGGACCTGCTCGCGCTCGCCGAGCGGCACGCCGGTCCTGTGGGGGCGACGCGCCTGGGCCAGCGCGTAGTCGAGCGTCCACCGGGCGGTGCCGCAGGCGGTGGCCGCGGCGCGAAGGCGCAGCGCGGTGATGCTCTCGAGCGCCTTCGGCAACCCCTGGCCGATCTCTCCGAGCACGTCGGCGGCAGGCACCTCGACGTTCACCAGCTCGAACTCGCCGTGGAGGCCGCCGTCGAGCGTGCGAATCTCGCTCGCGAGCGTGACGCCCGGCGCGTCGCGCCTCACGACGAAGACGGCCGTCCCCGTCTTGCCGCCGGGATTCTCCGTTACCTTCGCCACCGCCAGGAGCAGGTCGGCCTGGGGACCGCCGGTGACGAAGGACTTGACGCCCGAAACGACGAACACCTCGCCCCGCCCCACGGCCGTGGTGCGCGGGCCCTCGCGGGCATCGGTGAAAGCGAGCGCCGCCGTGAGCTCGCCGCGCAGCGCCGGCAGGAGGAAGCGCTCACGCTGCGCGCCGGAGGCCATGCGCAGGAGCCCGCCGTCACCGCCGAGGACCAGTCCACCCAGCGCGCACTGGGAGCGCGCGATCTCCTCGTGGAGCGCGGCCACTCCCACGGGCCCGAGCCCTCCCCCGCCCAGCTCGACCGGCTGCGCCAGCCGGTAGAAGCCGAGCTCGGCCGAGCGCGTCCGCGCAAAACGCCTGAGCGCGGGGCTCGCCTGCGCCGCGTCGAAAACGTTCTCGCGCCGTTCCGCGGGCAGGAGCTCTCCCTCGAGGAAGGCGCTGAGGCGGTCACGAAGCGCGGCGATGTCGGGCGGCAGAGCGTGGGGGTCCACCGTCGCGCGCGTCACGATCTCGCGCTTCAGGGGGCCTGCGCCGCGTCGGGCCCAAGCGCGATGCAGGCGAACGCGACCTTGGCCGCGGTGGGCACGCCGAAGCGCGCCGTGTGCCGCGCCGGCAGCCCCTTCGGAAAGTGCGTGACGTACTCGGCGTTGATCTCGTGGTAGTCGGCCGGGTCCCGGATCAGGAGCGTGACCTGCACCACGCGGTCGAGCGACGAGCCGGCGGCCCGCAGGATCGCCGCGACATTTTCCAGCGCCCAGCGCGTCTGCTGGGCGACCGTCCCCTCGCGCGTCGCGCCGCCGATATCATTGCCCGCGCCCGTGCCCGAGACAAAGACGAGCCCCGCCGCGCGCGTCGCGCGCGAGAACGCGCCGGGGGCCGGAGCATCGGTCGGGTTGAAGAACTCGATCATGGATGGAGCCTCCTGCGAGTGTAGGCGGCAGCGGCGCGCCCAGTCAACCGGAGACGCGCCCAGTCAACCGGAGACGCGCCCCGTCAACCAGCGGCGCGCCCCGTGATCCGAAGACCCCTGCTATACTCCCCCGGTGCCCGAAGACATCGCTCCCCTCCACGGCCTCGTGGTCCTCGACTTCACGCGCGTCCTGGCCGGCCCGTACTGCACGCGCCTCCTCGCCGACCTGGGCGCGCGCGTCGTCAAGGTCGAGCGCGCCGGCGGCGGCGACGACATGCGCAAGGGGCACCTGCAGCTCGAGCCGGGGCGCGACGACCAGAGCAGCTACTTCACCCGCATCAACGTCGGCAAGGAGAGCCTGGGGCTCGACCTCGGACGCCCCGAGACGCGGGAGATCGTCCGCGACCTGGCGCGGAAGGCCGACGTCGCGGTGGAGAACTTCGCCCCGGGCGTCGCGGCGCGCCTCGGCATCGACTACGAGACCCTTGCCGCCGCCAAGCCCGACCTCGTCTACTGCTCCATCTCCGGCTTCGGCCAGACCGGGCCGTGGCGCGAGCGCCCCGCCTTCGCCCACATCATCAACGCCGCCTCGGGCCTCATGCACCTTGACCAGGGCGATGCGCCGGCGCCGCGGTCCGCGAACCTCCAGGCCGCCGACGTGCTGTCGGGCACTCACGCCTTCGGCGCCATCCTCGCCGCGCTGTGGCGCCGCGCGCGGACGGGCGCGGGCGCCCGGATCGACGTCTCGATGCTGGAGACCTTGATCGCGGCCGACGACGTCTCCTTCGCGGCGGTCCTCAACGGCGGCGAGGAGATCGGCTCGCCGCGCCCGGGCATGGGCGTCTACGAGATCGGCGGGCGTCATCTGGCGCTTCAGACCGTGGGCTCGACGGAGCTGTGGCCGCGCCTGCTCGAGATGATGGACCGCCCCGAGCTGGCCAACGACCCGCGCTTCGCGACGGCACAGACGCGGCGCGAGCACTGGCCGCTCCTCCGCGATCTGATCGGCCAGTGGCTCACGCGTTTCCGGACGGTGGACGAGGCGCTGGCGGCGCTCGGGGCCGCGCGCATCCCCGCAGCACCAGTGCTCGAGCCGCGCGAGGTGGTCGCGCACCCTCACCTCGAGGCCCGCCGCGCGTTTCCCGAAGTCCCGCATCCCACGCGTGGCAGCGTGAGAGTCACGGCGAGCCCGTATCACTGGGACGGCCGCCCCGTCCATCCGGCGGGGCCGGCGCCCTACCGCGTAGGCGAGCACAGCCGGCTGGTGCTCTCGGGGCTTCTGGGCTACGATGCGAAGCGGATCGACACGTTGATCGCGAGCGGCGCCGTCGAATCACCCTGATGATCGCAGGCCGTCGAGAAGGGTCCAGATGCGAGGCGGCGTCCGAAGGTTGCGGGCGAGACGTACTCCTGTACGTTGAGCCCGCAGCCGAGGGCGCCAACGAAGCAGATGGGCCCTTATCGGCGGCCCGCTAGTACGGAGGATAGACCGACATGGCCAGGATGACCGGCGGCGAAGCCCTCGTAGCCTCCCTCTACCGCGAAGGTGTGCGGGTGGTGTTCGGCCTGCCCGGCGTCCAGCTCTACGGCGTGATGGCGGCGCTGCGCGACGAGCCGCGCATCCGCTTCATCACCACGCGCCACGAGCAGGCGACGAGCTACATGGCCGACGGCTACGCCCGCGCGGGCGGCGGCATCGGCACGGCGCTCGTCGTCCCGGGCCCGGGGCTGCTCAACGCCGCCGCGGGGCTCAGCACGGCCTACTCCGCCTCCTCGCCCGTGCTCATGCTCTCGGGCCAGATCCCGCGCGAGCAGATCGGCAAGAACATCGGGCTCCTCCACGAGGTCAACGACCAGCTGGACTGCATCGCGCCCGTCACCAAGTGGCGGCGGCGCGTGCTCCAGGTGCCGGACATCCCGGCGGCCGTGCGCGAGGCGTTCGTGCAGCTCAGGAGCGGCCGCCCGCGCCCCGTCGAGCTCGAGATGCCGCCCGAGACCATGGAGGAGGAGGGAGAGGCCGAGCTCTTGGCGCCGGCAGAGGTCGCGCGCGCTAGAGCCTCGTCCGCCGACATCAGCCGCGCCGCCGAGATCCTGCTGGCCGCGAAGAGCCCGATCATCTATGCGGGAGGCGGCGTCAATCTCTCGGGCGCTCACGAGGCCCTTCACGCCGTCGCGGAGTACCTGCAGGCCGGCGTCGCGTGCACGGCCGAGGGCAAGGGCGCGGTCAGCGACCACAGCGACCTCTCGCTCGGCGCCGCGTTCTGGCGCGAGTCGCCGCTTCGCGCCGCCATCCACGCGGCGGACGTGGTGCTCGCCGTCGGCTCGAGGCTCGCCCTGGTCTCCTTCGCGCCGGAGACGCGGATCCTCCAGATCGACGCCGATCCGGAAGAGATCGGGCGCAGCCACAAGACCACGCTGGGGCTCGTGGGCGACGCGCGCGCGACGCTCGAGGCGCTCCTCGAGAAGCTCCGCGCGGGGGCGCCCGCCCGCGCGTCCCGCAAGGCCGAGCGCGAGGTCCTCCGGGCGGAGATCGCGGCGCAGATGACGCAGGAGCCGCAGGTCTCCATCGTCAAGAGCCTCCGCGCGGGATGCCCCGAGGACACGATCCTGGTCGCGGGCATGACGCAGATCGGCTACTACTCGCGCCCGCTCTGGCCGACGTACGGCCCGCGGACGTACCTCTCGTCCTCGTATTCCGGCAACCTCGGCTACGAGTACCCGGTCGCCCTCGGCGCGAAGGTCGCGCGCCCAGGCAGCCCCG
Coding sequences within:
- a CDS encoding alcohol dehydrogenase catalytic domain-containing protein — translated: MRASFYEGAGRFRTGTAAVPAAGAGEALLKVRRVGICGTDLHIFQGHLDHRVPKGGIIGHETLAEVVEAPPGGGFAKGDRVVVEPLRVCNACRACRMGATWLCYKLKVLGVEMPGGMQEYWAVPTGCLIKVPAALPDDHAAVVEPLAIAVHTVTRANVKRDDAVLVFGGGPIGALIALVCRHRGARVIVSEVNPYRVALLEGLGLEVVGSGVDVVKFANDWTGGDGVDVAFEVTGNAAAVRLMTDAVRVWGTISVVAIHAEPMAVKLYPMFARELTMQGTRLYARADWEEAIRLAASGAVPVGPLVSHKIPLEGLQEGMEQALRGGPVMKVLVDLSI
- a CDS encoding thiamine pyrophosphate-dependent enzyme produces the protein MARMTGGEALVASLYREGVRVVFGLPGVQLYGVMAALRDEPRIRFITTRHEQATSYMADGYARAGGGIGTALVVPGPGLLNAAAGLSTAYSASSPVLMLSGQIPREQIGKNIGLLHEVNDQLDCIAPVTKWRRRVLQVPDIPAAVREAFVQLRSGRPRPVELEMPPETMEEEGEAELLAPAEVARARASSADISRAAEILLAAKSPIIYAGGGVNLSGAHEALHAVAEYLQAGVACTAEGKGAVSDHSDLSLGAAFWRESPLRAAIHAADVVLAVGSRLALVSFAPETRILQIDADPEEIGRSHKTTLGLVGDARATLEALLEKLRAGAPARASRKAEREVLRAEIAAQMTQEPQVSIVKSLRAGCPEDTILVAGMTQIGYYSRPLWPTYGPRTYLSSSYSGNLGYEYPVALGAKVARPGSPVVAVIGDGGFLYNAQEMATAVQHKINVVAVVFNDQAYGNVARDLDEDWGGQYGSALHNPDFMKLSEAFGLHGMRATVPTDVGRLVGLAIAMNRPVLIEVPVGRMPRPVFFPQRKAPSKYKR
- a CDS encoding RidA family protein gives rise to the protein MIEFFNPTDAPAPGAFSRATRAAGLVFVSGTGAGNDIGGATREGTVAQQTRWALENVAAILRAAGSSLDRVVQVTLLIRDPADYHEINAEYVTHFPKGLPARHTARFGVPTAAKVAFACIALGPDAAQAP
- a CDS encoding aldolase/citrate lyase family protein, which encodes MRPNKLRELLRAGQPTLGTHIHSAWPATIELAGHSGMFDYIEFAGEYAPYDLFALENLARAVDTFPHMSAMMKIEQQPRTYVAVRAIGSGIQNVLFADPRTPADVAECVRAVRAEAPGHGGIHGVGMRRDVGYVVDVGSPAFVQALDDAVVAIMIEKASAVDDLEALLAVKGVDMVQFGPADYSMSVGLAGQWEHPKVVEAERRMIRTALALGISPRVEISRPDQAKPYLDLGVRHFCMGWDVEILFEWFKREGDTMRNILGGR
- a CDS encoding CaiB/BaiF CoA-transferase family protein is translated as MPEDIAPLHGLVVLDFTRVLAGPYCTRLLADLGARVVKVERAGGGDDMRKGHLQLEPGRDDQSSYFTRINVGKESLGLDLGRPETREIVRDLARKADVAVENFAPGVAARLGIDYETLAAAKPDLVYCSISGFGQTGPWRERPAFAHIINAASGLMHLDQGDAPAPRSANLQAADVLSGTHAFGAILAALWRRARTGAGARIDVSMLETLIAADDVSFAAVLNGGEEIGSPRPGMGVYEIGGRHLALQTVGSTELWPRLLEMMDRPELANDPRFATAQTRREHWPLLRDLIGQWLTRFRTVDEALAALGAARIPAAPVLEPREVVAHPHLEARRAFPEVPHPTRGSVRVTASPYHWDGRPVHPAGPAPYRVGEHSRLVLSGLLGYDAKRIDTLIASGAVESP
- a CDS encoding acyl-CoA dehydrogenase; translation: MTRATVDPHALPPDIAALRDRLSAFLEGELLPAERRENVFDAAQASPALRRFARTRSAELGFYRLAQPVELGGGGLGPVGVAALHEEIARSQCALGGLVLGGDGGLLRMASGAQRERFLLPALRGELTAALAFTDAREGPRTTAVGRGEVFVVSGVKSFVTGGPQADLLLAVAKVTENPGGKTGTAVFVVRRDAPGVTLASEIRTLDGGLHGEFELVNVEVPAADVLGEIGQGLPKALESITALRLRAAATACGTARWTLDYALAQARRPHRTGVPLGEREQVQAMLGQSAMALFAARGALYAAARAAEAGDAETEVAMAKAVATEAVARIVDRAIQIEGGAAVVEGHPLARLYRRIRAWRIAEGTTEILRLTVARRLLAADPAPPQPVPPQPVRQGDSSDAPQ